In Arachis stenosperma cultivar V10309 chromosome 1, arast.V10309.gnm1.PFL2, whole genome shotgun sequence, one DNA window encodes the following:
- the LOC130938012 gene encoding cytochrome P450 734A1-like encodes MEEERVVVWLSWVKVVSLSCVVVLVALRVAVLLWWRPMRIQAHFSRQGIRGPPYRFFIGNVKELVSMMLKASSQPMPFSHNILPRVLSFYHHWKKIYGATFIVWFGPTVRLTVSDPDLIREIFTSKSELYEKNEAPPLVKQLEGDGLLSLKGEKWAHHRRIISPTFHMENLKLLIPVMGTSVVEMLEKWSEMGEKGEVEIEVSELFQSLTEDVITRTAFGSSYEDGKAIFRLQSQQMLLAADAFQKVFIPGYRFFPTRRNIKSWKLEKKIRKSLVRLIERRRESNSGSEGAKDLLGLMIEASMGKGKNGNSVSVTVDDIVEECKSFFFAGKQTTSNLLTWTTILLAMHPHWQVQARDEVLSMCGSRDLPTKDHVVKLKTLSMIVNESLRLYPPTIATIRRAKADVDLGGYKIPRGTELLIPILAVHHDQAIWGNDVNEFNPGRFSEGVARAAKHPVAFIPFGLGVRTCIGQNLAVLQTKLALAIILQRFSFRLAPNYQHAPTVLMLLYPQYGAPILFHRLPKTDHQDQRL; translated from the exons atggAAGAAGAACGGGTGGTGGTGTGGTTGTCGTGGGTGAAGGTGGTGTCGTTGAGTTGCGTAGTGGTGTTGGTGGCGCTGAGGGTGGCAGTGCTCCTATGGTGGAGACCTATGAGGATTCAAGCCCATTTCTCAAGACAAGGAATCAGAGGACCCCCTTATCGCTTCTTCATTGGTAACGTGAAGGAGTTAGTCTCCATGATGCTCAAGGCTTCTTCTCAACCCATGCCTTTCTCTCACAACATTCTCCCTCGCGTCCTCTCCTTCTACCATCACTGGAAGAAAATCTATG gTGCAACATTCATAGTATGGTTTGGACCGACTGTTCGACTTACGGTGTCTGATCCAGACCTTATCCGTGAAATCTTCACATCCAAGTCAGAATTGTATGAGAAAAACGAAGCTCCCCCGCTTGTGAAGCAGCTTGAAGGCGATGGACTCCTGAGCCTGAAAGGAGAGAAGTGGGCTCACCACCGCAGAATCATCTCTCCCACTTTTCACATGGAAAATCTCaag CTGTTGATACCGGTGATGGGAACAAGCGTGGTTGAGATGTTGGAGAAGTGGTCGGAAATGGGGGAGAAAGGTGAGGTGGAGATCGAAGTTTCCGAGTTGTTTCAGAGCTTAACGGAAGACGTTATTACCAGGACAGCATTCGGAAGCAGCTACGAAGATGGCAAAGCCATTTTTCGCCTTCAATCCCAACAAATGCTCTTAGCCGCCGATGCTTTTCAAAAAGTCTTCATTCCCGGTTACAG ATTTTTTCCAACAAGGAGGAATATAAAATCATggaaattggagaagaagataAGGAAATCGTTGGTGAGGCTGATagagaggaggagagagagCAATAGTGGTAGTGAAGGGGCGAAGGACTTGTTGGGGCTGATGATAGAAGCGTCGATGGGGAAGGGAAAGAATGGGAATAGTGTGAGTGTGACGGTGGATGACATAGTGGAGGAGTGCAAGAGCTTCTTCTTTGCGGGGAAACAAACCACATCCAACCTGCTGACGTGGACAACCATCCTCCTGGCTATGCACCCACACTGGCAGGTGCAGGCACGTGACGAGGTCCTCTCTATGTGTGGATCACGTGACCTCCCCACCAAGGACCATGTTGTCAAGCTCAAGACG CTGAGCATGATTGTGAACGAGTCCCTAAGGCTATACCCACCCACAATAGCCACCATAAGGCGGGCAAAAGCTGACGTGGACTTGGGTGGTTACAAGATACCACGTGGGACAGAGCTCTTGATTCCAATCCTGGCCGTCCATCACGATCAGGCAATATGGGGCAACGACGTCAACGAATTCAATCCTGGCCGTTTCTCGGAAGGCGTTGCCCGAGCAGCAAAGCATCCAGTGGCCTTCATTCCTTTCGGTCTAGGTGTGCGCACATGCATCGGACAAAACCTCGCCGTTTTACAAACAAAACTAGCCCTTGCAATCATACTCCAGCGTTTTAGTTTCAGGTTGGCCCCAAATTATCAACACGCACCAACGGTCCTCATGCTTCTCTATCCTCAGTATGGGGCCCCCATCCTATTCCACCGTCTCCCCAAAACCGATCATCAAGATCAACGCTTGTGA